The following proteins are encoded in a genomic region of Sorangiineae bacterium MSr12523:
- a CDS encoding deoxyribose-phosphate aldolase: MAIDIGALLETRARHPERIAELAGARKKRPLLGASGRLFIIAADHPARGALRIGSDPLGMGNRFDLLERLCTALARPGVDGVMATADVLEDLLLLGALEEKVVIGSMNRGGLVGASFELDDRFTGYDAETIARMGFDGGKMLVRIDRTDPGSVRTLEACARAVDALAARQRMAMVEPFMSHRVDGKLKNDLSTEAMIHAIAISSGLGSSSAYTWLKVPVVDDMERVMASSTLPALLLGGEGGGALDAAFERWHKALRLPTVRGLVVGRTLLYPSNGDVSAAVDTAAGLLPKETT; this comes from the coding sequence ATGGCCATTGACATCGGCGCCCTGCTCGAGACGCGTGCGCGGCATCCGGAGCGCATCGCGGAGTTGGCCGGGGCGCGCAAAAAGCGCCCGCTGCTGGGCGCGAGCGGGCGCCTCTTCATCATTGCCGCGGACCATCCCGCGCGGGGCGCGCTGCGCATCGGCAGCGATCCGCTGGGCATGGGGAATCGGTTCGACTTGCTCGAGCGCCTTTGCACGGCGCTCGCACGGCCCGGCGTGGACGGGGTCATGGCCACCGCGGACGTCCTCGAGGACTTGCTGCTCCTGGGCGCGCTCGAGGAAAAGGTGGTCATCGGATCCATGAACCGCGGGGGGCTCGTGGGTGCGTCGTTCGAATTGGACGACCGATTCACGGGCTACGATGCCGAGACCATCGCGCGCATGGGGTTCGATGGCGGCAAGATGCTCGTGCGCATCGACCGCACCGACCCCGGGAGCGTGCGCACGTTGGAAGCATGCGCCCGCGCCGTCGATGCCCTGGCCGCACGGCAGCGCATGGCCATGGTGGAGCCGTTCATGAGCCATCGCGTCGATGGAAAACTGAAGAACGACTTGTCGACCGAGGCGATGATTCACGCGATTGCGATCAGCTCGGGCCTGGGAAGTAGCTCCGCGTACACCTGGCTCAAGGTACCCGTGGTGGACGACATGGAGCGCGTGATGGCCTCTTCGACCTTGCCGGCGCTGCTCTTGGGCGGCGAGGGAGGCGGCGCCCTCGATGCGGCCTTCGAGCGATGGCACAAAGCGTTGCGTCTGCCGACGGTGCGCGGGCTGGTCGTGGGGCGCACGTTGCTCTATCCATCGAATGGGGACGTGTCGGCCGCCGTCGACACGGCGGCGGGGCTGCTTCCGAAGGAGACGACATGA
- the iolD gene encoding 3D-(3,5/4)-trihydroxycyclohexane-1,2-dione acylhydrolase (decyclizing), with translation MTRLTVGQALVRFLIAQRTERDGIEQPLFAGCFGIFGHGNVAGIGQALLEAELEGNPGFRYFQSRNEQAMVHAAVGYARMKNRLSALACTTSIGPGATNMVTGAALATINRIPVLLLPGDTFATRVANPVLQELEDMRHGDVSVNDCFRPVSRYFDRVHRAEQLPAALLSAMRVLTDPAETGAVTLALPQDVQAEAHDWPEELFAPRTWHVGRPVPEPGALARALELLRSAQRPLIVAGGGVIYSEATEALRAFVEATGIPVGETQAGKGALPYNHPQAVGAIGATGTTAANALAREADVVIGIGTRWSDFTTASRTIFANPAVRFINLNIAAFDAAKHAGVSLVADARAGVQALAAGLGGWRVASSYREKSAQLAAAWDAKVERAYKYGATPLPAQSEVIGAVNEISQPRDVVVCAAGSMPGDLHKLWRTRDPKGYHVEYGYSCMGYEIAGGLGAKMACPDRDVFVLVGDGSYLMMSQELVTAVQEGIKLIVVLVQNHGYASIGNLSQSVGAQRFGTRYRYRAAGGRLDGDFLPVDLAANAASLGADVKRVRTIDELRSALTAARIATHTTVIHVETDPMIGAPDGEAWWDVPVAEVSSLETTREARKAYDAAKPAQRTYIKPS, from the coding sequence ATGACGAGGCTGACGGTGGGACAGGCGCTCGTGCGCTTCTTGATCGCGCAGCGCACGGAGCGGGATGGCATCGAGCAACCGCTGTTTGCCGGGTGCTTCGGCATCTTCGGCCACGGCAACGTCGCCGGCATCGGGCAAGCGCTGCTCGAGGCGGAGCTCGAGGGGAACCCCGGCTTCCGCTATTTCCAATCGCGCAACGAGCAGGCGATGGTGCACGCGGCCGTGGGCTATGCGCGCATGAAGAACCGGCTGAGCGCCCTGGCGTGCACCACCTCCATCGGGCCCGGCGCCACCAACATGGTCACCGGTGCGGCACTTGCGACCATCAACCGGATCCCGGTGCTCTTGCTCCCAGGCGACACCTTCGCCACGCGCGTGGCCAACCCGGTGCTGCAAGAGCTCGAGGACATGCGCCACGGCGACGTCTCGGTGAACGACTGCTTCCGCCCCGTCTCGCGCTATTTCGATCGCGTGCACCGCGCGGAGCAGTTGCCCGCGGCGCTGCTTTCGGCCATGCGCGTGCTGACCGATCCCGCGGAGACGGGCGCGGTGACCTTGGCGCTCCCGCAGGACGTGCAGGCGGAGGCCCACGATTGGCCCGAGGAGCTGTTCGCCCCGCGCACTTGGCACGTGGGCCGGCCGGTTCCCGAGCCGGGTGCCCTCGCGCGCGCTCTCGAGTTGCTTCGCTCGGCGCAGCGGCCGCTCATCGTGGCGGGCGGCGGTGTCATCTACTCCGAGGCCACCGAGGCTCTGCGCGCCTTCGTCGAGGCCACCGGGATCCCCGTCGGGGAGACGCAGGCCGGCAAGGGTGCGCTGCCGTACAACCACCCGCAGGCGGTCGGCGCCATCGGTGCGACCGGCACGACGGCTGCGAATGCCCTCGCACGCGAGGCCGATGTGGTGATCGGCATCGGCACGCGCTGGAGCGACTTCACCACGGCCTCCCGCACGATCTTCGCGAACCCCGCCGTCCGGTTCATCAACCTGAACATCGCCGCGTTCGACGCGGCCAAGCACGCGGGCGTCTCGCTCGTGGCCGACGCGCGCGCAGGTGTCCAGGCCCTCGCCGCAGGCCTGGGCGGCTGGCGCGTCGCCTCCTCGTACCGCGAGAAATCGGCACAACTGGCGGCCGCTTGGGATGCAAAGGTCGAGCGTGCTTACAAATACGGGGCGACCCCGCTGCCGGCGCAGTCCGAGGTCATTGGCGCCGTCAACGAGATCTCGCAGCCGCGGGACGTGGTGGTCTGCGCCGCCGGGTCGATGCCGGGCGATCTGCATAAATTGTGGCGTACCCGCGACCCCAAAGGGTATCACGTCGAGTACGGATATTCGTGTATGGGCTATGAAATCGCAGGTGGCTTGGGCGCAAAGATGGCGTGCCCCGATCGCGACGTGTTCGTCCTCGTGGGCGATGGCTCGTACCTCATGATGTCGCAGGAGCTGGTGACCGCCGTGCAGGAGGGCATCAAGCTCATTGTCGTGTTGGTGCAAAATCACGGCTACGCGTCCATCGGCAACCTCTCGCAATCCGTCGGTGCGCAGCGCTTTGGCACGCGCTACCGCTACCGCGCCGCCGGCGGGCGCCTCGACGGCGATTTCCTGCCCGTCGACCTGGCCGCCAACGCAGCGAGCCTCGGTGCGGACGTGAAACGCGTCCGAACCATCGACGAACTGCGCTCGGCCCTCACCGCCGCCCGCATCGCGACGCACACCACCGTCATCCACGTCGAGACGGATCCGATGATCGGCGCGCCAGACGGCGAGGCGTGGTGGGACGTGCCCGTCGCCGAAGTCTCGTCCTTGGAGACGACGCGCGAGGCGCGCAAAGCTTACGATGCGGCCAAGCCCGCACAACGCACTTACATCAAACCGAGTTGA
- a CDS encoding CDP-alcohol phosphatidyltransferase family protein translates to MLCITLVAVLAAFFALTLRVGVRTFERLEREAPLAIVGKAPMEAVYSALQPVARLIVWLGISANGVTLSSLGFAALAAMFFALGHFGLGAFAACAAALADAVDGLVARQTQSVSRFGKLLDTTVDRYVEALFLGGIAIYVHDTAWMLALVLAALVGGFMVSYASAMLREIGAPDPKSPMRRAERLTFLLAGAVLVPLVASAAPDVAPAIQLLPLLVGLGAIAVVGNVSAARRMLAGARWSDETTSYEKSWPTSSRFLIQRESVSVGGTDERRRSPRARCDADSV, encoded by the coding sequence GTGCTCTGCATTACGCTCGTTGCCGTGCTGGCGGCATTCTTTGCGCTCACGCTTCGCGTGGGGGTGCGCACCTTCGAGCGCCTCGAGCGGGAGGCGCCGCTGGCCATCGTCGGCAAGGCTCCGATGGAGGCCGTCTACAGCGCGCTCCAACCCGTGGCGCGCCTGATCGTTTGGCTAGGTATATCGGCCAACGGGGTGACGCTTTCGTCCCTCGGCTTCGCGGCGCTGGCGGCGATGTTCTTTGCGCTCGGGCACTTTGGCCTGGGTGCCTTCGCCGCGTGCGCGGCGGCGCTGGCGGACGCGGTCGACGGGCTGGTCGCGCGGCAGACGCAGTCGGTGAGCCGCTTCGGGAAGCTGCTCGATACGACGGTGGACCGGTACGTGGAGGCGCTCTTTCTCGGGGGCATCGCCATCTACGTGCACGACACGGCGTGGATGCTGGCGCTGGTGCTCGCGGCGCTCGTCGGTGGCTTCATGGTGAGCTACGCGTCGGCGATGCTTCGCGAGATCGGTGCGCCGGATCCGAAGTCGCCGATGCGCCGGGCGGAGCGTCTGACGTTCTTGCTCGCCGGTGCGGTGCTGGTGCCGCTGGTGGCGTCGGCGGCGCCCGACGTGGCACCGGCCATCCAGCTTTTGCCGCTGCTCGTGGGTCTGGGCGCGATTGCCGTGGTCGGCAACGTGAGCGCGGCCCGGCGCATGCTCGCCGGCGCCCGTTGGTCGGACGAAACGACTTCGTACGAGAAAAGTTGGCCCACATCGTCTCGGTTTCTTATCCAGCGAGAGTCCGTATCCGTTGGAGGAACCGATGAGCGAAGGAGATCGCCGCGCGCCCGGTGCGACGCGGATTCCGTTTGA
- a CDS encoding PilZ domain-containing protein, translating to MSEGDRRAPGATRIPFEAMVEVGGATGPAFEAQAVDVSLEGMHLRTAYLPEVGQPLTCRFDAGPREMVLASGEVVWSREAARGGEFGIRFSNLDSDSARILGQMMCVAPPSSMHGDAEASPRRAGPGMKVRLHIDGLGSPMKARVKGMQQAELTVGSELGFLQVGKGLELENAETGKKRPAVIDRVEVQVDPGSQVPELVVALKYSDEFSPMETAKTVRGVGPVMAPPPAEMREARESRDMREAREEPREVLERADTMTAEAVVPPSSDPGVDVEVTDTDHGDEEGEAPTAADRMKGAISRSAAKVTPAINAFAQRAKTTFALLAARKWRDQRDGREAKDDVGIPMRRVTAPPPGGGLHAEGRKVVRDFSSLREGLDEKPAGFASLDKKKMILGGVAGALLILGAVAMRKPAAPPPAPEAAANEAPIASAAPVAQADSAAPVGSAAPNAANALANAPAPQPETAQAPNFADATPQREERRAPPPRRIAVAPFSNGTVNHGNVLRLRMDGAIEKINGAAQPTGFTVVVPSRRSLEAAAPLAARDGRIASIKVVNDPAGAELSVTFKDGVPNYVVRAKGETLEIVLAPAGRMSPQDRVADAHDGHEGHDSPRAHATPSNGAKRKHAGKKH from the coding sequence ATGAGCGAAGGAGATCGCCGCGCGCCCGGTGCGACGCGGATTCCGTTTGAAGCGATGGTGGAAGTCGGCGGGGCGACCGGCCCGGCTTTCGAGGCGCAGGCGGTCGACGTCTCGCTGGAGGGGATGCATCTGAGAACCGCTTACCTCCCCGAGGTGGGCCAGCCGCTGACGTGCCGCTTCGATGCGGGACCGCGCGAGATGGTGCTGGCCTCGGGCGAGGTGGTGTGGTCGCGCGAAGCGGCGCGCGGAGGCGAATTCGGGATTCGGTTCTCGAACCTCGATTCCGACAGCGCGCGCATTTTGGGCCAAATGATGTGTGTTGCGCCGCCCTCGTCGATGCACGGCGACGCGGAGGCGTCGCCGCGGCGTGCAGGGCCCGGGATGAAGGTGCGGCTGCACATCGATGGCCTGGGCTCGCCGATGAAGGCGCGCGTGAAGGGCATGCAGCAGGCGGAGCTGACCGTGGGCAGCGAACTCGGGTTCCTGCAGGTCGGCAAAGGGCTGGAGCTGGAGAACGCCGAGACGGGGAAGAAGCGACCCGCGGTGATCGATCGGGTCGAGGTGCAGGTCGATCCGGGCTCGCAGGTGCCGGAGCTGGTGGTTGCGTTGAAGTACTCGGACGAATTTTCGCCGATGGAGACGGCGAAAACGGTGCGGGGGGTGGGGCCTGTGATGGCACCGCCGCCGGCGGAGATGCGCGAAGCGCGCGAGTCGCGCGATATGCGTGAAGCGCGGGAGGAGCCGCGTGAGGTGCTCGAGCGCGCCGACACGATGACGGCCGAAGCCGTGGTGCCGCCGTCGAGCGACCCTGGGGTCGACGTCGAGGTGACCGATACGGATCACGGCGACGAGGAAGGCGAAGCCCCGACGGCGGCGGACCGGATGAAGGGCGCCATCTCGCGGAGCGCAGCCAAGGTGACGCCGGCGATCAATGCGTTCGCGCAGCGGGCGAAGACGACCTTCGCGCTGCTGGCCGCGCGCAAGTGGCGTGACCAACGCGACGGGCGAGAGGCAAAGGACGACGTGGGCATTCCGATGCGCAGGGTGACGGCACCGCCGCCCGGCGGGGGGCTGCACGCCGAAGGCCGCAAGGTGGTGCGCGACTTCTCGTCGCTGCGCGAGGGTCTGGACGAGAAGCCGGCGGGCTTCGCGTCGCTGGACAAGAAGAAGATGATCCTCGGCGGGGTAGCGGGGGCGCTGCTCATTCTGGGGGCGGTCGCCATGCGCAAGCCCGCGGCTCCGCCGCCGGCACCCGAGGCAGCCGCCAACGAAGCGCCGATTGCGAGTGCCGCCCCGGTGGCGCAGGCCGACAGTGCAGCACCGGTCGGATCGGCGGCGCCGAATGCGGCCAACGCGTTGGCGAATGCGCCGGCGCCGCAGCCGGAGACGGCACAGGCTCCGAACTTCGCCGATGCGACCCCGCAGAGGGAAGAGCGTCGTGCGCCGCCCCCGCGCCGGATTGCGGTGGCACCGTTCTCGAACGGGACGGTAAATCACGGCAACGTGCTTCGTCTGCGCATGGATGGCGCCATCGAGAAGATCAACGGTGCCGCGCAGCCGACGGGCTTCACCGTGGTGGTTCCGTCGCGTCGCTCGCTGGAGGCGGCGGCCCCGCTCGCCGCGCGCGATGGCCGTATCGCGAGCATCAAGGTGGTGAACGATCCCGCGGGCGCCGAGCTCTCGGTGACGTTCAAGGACGGCGTTCCGAACTACGTGGTGCGAGCCAAGGGAGAGACGTTGGAAATCGTTCTCGCACCCGCGGGCCGGATGTCGCCGCAGGATCGGGTGGCGGATGCCCACGATGGGCATGAGGGGCATGACAGCCCGCGGGCGCACGCAACGCCGAGCAATGGCGCAAAGCGTAAGCACGCGGGGAAGAAGCACTGA
- the tsaD gene encoding tRNA (adenosine(37)-N6)-threonylcarbamoyltransferase complex transferase subunit TsaD, with the protein MLVLGIESSCDETGAAVVRSDGTVLSDVVQSQVDLHARYGGVVPELASRDHARNIDPVVREALARANVGLDDLGGIAVTNRPGLVGALLVGVQFAKGIAWARGLPLVGVDHLVGHLLAVFLRRPGESSDEAAPRPEFPFVALLASGGHTSIYHVDGPTEDACRELGGTRDDAAGEAFDKVAKLLGLGYPGGPVIDRLAAIGDASRFPQKAPMASVRSLEFSFSGIKSRMARHVADHGIPKDEAEIAALCASFQRAVTDVLAKKLVQAAEMNGVSRVVLGGGVAANRELRERVRTMANARGIDCFVPPLASCTDNAAMIAYAGAARLGRGERDGWDLTATSQTSLLRLTRKGRGAR; encoded by the coding sequence ATGCTCGTACTTGGAATCGAATCATCGTGCGACGAAACCGGCGCGGCCGTCGTACGCAGCGATGGAACCGTGTTGTCCGACGTGGTGCAGAGCCAAGTCGACCTGCACGCCCGCTACGGTGGCGTCGTGCCGGAGCTTGCCTCCCGGGATCATGCGCGCAACATCGACCCGGTGGTGCGCGAGGCCCTCGCCCGCGCCAACGTCGGCCTGGACGATCTCGGCGGCATCGCCGTGACCAACCGGCCCGGCCTCGTCGGGGCGCTTCTCGTCGGTGTGCAGTTCGCCAAAGGGATCGCGTGGGCGCGCGGCCTGCCGCTGGTCGGTGTCGACCACCTCGTGGGCCATCTCTTGGCCGTCTTTCTCCGCCGGCCCGGCGAGTCAAGCGACGAGGCGGCACCGCGACCCGAGTTTCCTTTCGTCGCGCTGCTCGCGTCGGGGGGCCACACCTCGATTTACCATGTCGATGGCCCGACCGAGGATGCCTGCCGCGAGCTCGGAGGAACGCGCGACGATGCCGCCGGGGAAGCCTTCGACAAGGTGGCGAAGCTCCTAGGGTTGGGCTATCCGGGCGGCCCCGTGATCGACCGATTGGCTGCTATCGGCGATGCCTCGCGCTTTCCGCAGAAAGCCCCCATGGCCTCGGTGCGCTCGCTCGAATTCAGCTTTTCGGGAATCAAGTCGCGGATGGCCCGACATGTCGCCGACCACGGGATACCCAAGGATGAGGCGGAAATCGCGGCGCTTTGTGCGTCGTTTCAGCGCGCGGTGACCGATGTTCTGGCCAAGAAGCTGGTGCAGGCCGCCGAGATGAATGGCGTGTCCCGCGTGGTGCTCGGCGGCGGCGTGGCCGCAAATCGCGAATTGCGCGAGCGCGTGCGAACCATGGCCAATGCGCGGGGGATCGACTGCTTCGTCCCACCATTGGCAAGTTGCACGGACAACGCGGCGATGATCGCGTACGCCGGCGCCGCACGCTTGGGCCGCGGAGAGCGCGACGGGTGGGATCTCACGGCCACGAGCCAGACCTCGCTTCTTCGATTGACTCGCAAGGGAAGAGGGGCGAGGTAA
- a CDS encoding ATP-binding cassette domain-containing protein: MSESAKSAALLEVRNVCKYFGSVIALQGISTTVRAGEITCVLGDNGAGKSTFIKILSGVYVPDEGGLFVDGQPVRFTNPRDARKAGIATVFQDLAMIPMMAIWRNFFLGSEPTKGWGPFKRFDVEMARETARRELKDMGIDLRDPDQPVGTLSGGERQSVAIARAVYFGARLLILDEPTSALGVKQAGVVLRYIAQARDKGLGVIFITHNPHHAYPIGDRFLVLNRGQSLGDFAKSDISSEELTRLMAGGAELDELAHELARPGFTDVNNPRKNDDRKVELELERVT; encoded by the coding sequence ATGAGCGAATCGGCCAAAAGCGCAGCGCTTCTCGAGGTTCGCAACGTCTGCAAATACTTCGGCTCGGTGATTGCGCTGCAGGGCATCTCCACCACGGTGCGCGCGGGCGAAATCACCTGCGTGCTCGGCGACAACGGCGCAGGGAAATCCACGTTCATCAAGATTTTGTCCGGCGTGTACGTGCCCGACGAAGGGGGCCTTTTCGTCGACGGGCAGCCCGTGCGCTTCACCAATCCGCGCGACGCCCGCAAAGCGGGCATCGCCACCGTGTTTCAAGATTTGGCCATGATTCCCATGATGGCCATCTGGCGAAACTTCTTCCTCGGCTCCGAGCCCACGAAGGGGTGGGGGCCCTTCAAGCGGTTCGACGTGGAGATGGCCCGAGAAACCGCACGGCGCGAGCTCAAAGACATGGGCATCGATCTGCGCGATCCCGATCAACCCGTGGGCACGCTCTCGGGCGGCGAGCGGCAGTCGGTGGCCATCGCGCGCGCGGTGTACTTCGGTGCACGGCTTCTCATCTTGGACGAGCCCACGTCGGCCCTCGGTGTCAAGCAGGCGGGCGTGGTGCTACGCTATATTGCCCAGGCGCGAGACAAAGGATTGGGTGTCATTTTCATCACGCACAATCCGCATCACGCGTACCCCATTGGGGATCGATTCCTCGTGTTGAATCGAGGTCAAAGTTTGGGCGACTTCGCCAAAAGCGACATCTCGAGCGAGGAGCTCACGCGGCTGATGGCGGGCGGCGCGGAACTCGATGAACTGGCCCACGAGCTGGCGCGTCCGGGCTTTACAGATGTTAACAATCCGCGGAAAAACGACGACCGAAAGGTCGAACTGGAGCTCGAACGGGTGACGTGA
- a CDS encoding sugar ABC transporter substrate-binding protein, producing MLTTKTLFAMFAMVQLSLVGCSKESSSTGSGSGGTAASATGATGTTGESTPAKATKNLTFALVSHANAGDKFWDVVKNGEEQAGKDLGVKVTYQGSGDPQKQAQLIDVAVSQKVDGLIVSMANPEALRPSIQKAVQAGIPVITINSGAEKSAELGAMTHVGQTEKVAGEAAGARLAKKGLKHVLCIIHEAGNVGLEERCAGAKRTLEGGKVVNLQVSVSDLASATSTIAAKLQSDPSIDGALTLNNAVAGAAVNAIAQANRPTVALATFDVDATILQNISAGKIFFAIDQQPYLQGYLPVTFLNLYRMNGTTVGGGQPVLTGPGFIDKANAELVQKYIQQGAR from the coding sequence ATGCTTACGACGAAAACGCTTTTTGCGATGTTTGCGATGGTTCAACTTTCGCTCGTGGGCTGTAGCAAGGAAAGCAGCTCCACGGGATCTGGCTCCGGCGGCACGGCGGCCAGCGCCACGGGCGCAACGGGTACGACCGGCGAGTCCACCCCGGCGAAAGCCACGAAGAACTTGACCTTCGCGCTCGTGTCGCACGCCAACGCGGGCGACAAGTTTTGGGACGTCGTGAAGAACGGCGAGGAGCAGGCGGGCAAGGACCTGGGCGTGAAGGTCACCTACCAGGGTTCCGGCGATCCGCAGAAGCAGGCCCAACTCATCGACGTGGCGGTGAGCCAAAAGGTGGACGGCCTCATCGTGTCGATGGCCAACCCCGAAGCGCTGCGCCCGTCGATTCAAAAGGCGGTGCAGGCGGGCATCCCGGTCATCACCATCAACTCGGGCGCGGAAAAATCCGCGGAGCTCGGGGCGATGACCCACGTCGGGCAGACGGAAAAGGTCGCCGGTGAAGCGGCGGGCGCGCGCCTCGCCAAGAAGGGGCTCAAACACGTGCTCTGCATCATCCACGAGGCGGGCAACGTCGGCCTCGAGGAACGCTGCGCCGGCGCCAAGCGCACGCTCGAAGGTGGAAAGGTCGTGAACCTGCAGGTGTCGGTGAGCGATCTCGCCAGCGCCACATCCACCATCGCGGCGAAGCTCCAGAGCGATCCCTCCATTGACGGTGCGCTCACCTTGAACAATGCGGTGGCTGGCGCGGCCGTGAATGCCATCGCGCAGGCGAATCGGCCGACGGTGGCGTTGGCAACGTTCGACGTCGACGCCACCATTTTGCAAAATATCTCCGCGGGCAAAATCTTCTTTGCCATCGACCAGCAGCCGTACCTCCAAGGTTACCTGCCGGTGACCTTCCTCAATCTGTACCGCATGAATGGCACCACCGTCGGCGGCGGCCAGCCCGTGCTGACCGGGCCCGGCTTCATCGACAAGGCCAATGCGGAGTTGGTTCAGAAATACATCCAGCAGGGAGCTCGCTAG
- the iolB gene encoding 5-deoxy-glucuronate isomerase, translated as MTDFHLRAESTREGPFSLCVTPQRAGWEWSALRALTLAPGQRVSFATGDEEMIVLPLTGACIVECEGRHHELHGRRDVFTEVSDFVYVPRDAELTLHSKEGGRFALPSARCSRRLPVRYVAAESVPVELRGAGSCSRQVNNFATPGVFECDKLIACEVLTPAGNWSSYPPHKHDECREGETQLEEIYYYEVRGGMAYQRVYGTESRPIDVLAEVRSGDVVLIPHGWHGPSMAVPGYDLYYLNVMAGPGERAWRICDDPAHGWIRSTWTDQPIDPRLPMAHPRVAANRRKA; from the coding sequence ATGACCGACTTCCACCTGCGCGCCGAGAGCACCCGCGAGGGGCCGTTCTCGCTTTGCGTGACGCCGCAGCGGGCTGGCTGGGAGTGGTCCGCCCTGCGCGCGCTCACCCTCGCGCCAGGCCAGCGTGTGAGCTTCGCGACCGGCGACGAGGAGATGATCGTGCTGCCGCTCACCGGCGCCTGCATCGTCGAGTGCGAAGGCCGTCACCACGAGCTGCACGGCCGGCGTGACGTCTTCACGGAGGTGAGCGACTTCGTCTACGTGCCGCGCGATGCCGAGCTGACCCTGCATTCGAAGGAGGGCGGGCGATTTGCCCTGCCGTCCGCCCGCTGCTCGCGGCGGCTGCCCGTGCGCTATGTCGCCGCGGAATCGGTGCCCGTGGAGCTGCGTGGTGCCGGATCGTGCAGCCGGCAGGTGAACAACTTCGCCACGCCCGGTGTCTTCGAATGCGACAAATTGATCGCGTGCGAGGTGCTCACCCCCGCGGGCAATTGGTCGTCGTACCCGCCGCACAAGCACGATGAGTGCCGCGAGGGGGAGACGCAGTTGGAGGAGATTTACTACTACGAAGTGCGCGGCGGCATGGCCTACCAGCGCGTCTACGGCACCGAGTCGCGTCCCATCGACGTGCTCGCCGAGGTGCGCTCCGGCGACGTGGTGCTGATTCCGCACGGCTGGCACGGTCCCTCGATGGCCGTGCCGGGCTACGATCTGTATTACCTCAATGTGATGGCCGGGCCCGGCGAACGTGCCTGGCGCATCTGCGACGATCCCGCGCACGGGTGGATTCGCAGCACGTGGACCGATCAGCCGATCGATCCGCGCTTGCCGATGGCGCACCCTCGGGTGGCGGCCAACCGGAGGAAAGCATGA
- a CDS encoding ABC transporter permease, with protein sequence MTTTAARRDERVVDVGIARRLLARPELGAIIGAVIIFVFFASQSEVFRAPAGIANWLDPASTLGIMAIAVALLMIGGEFDLSSGVMTGTVGLTIGLLASHYGWNLWLAIFAALVLALGIGFLNGYLTTRTGLPSFIITLGSFLMLQGLNLGVTKALTNTVLIEGIGRTQGYPLAQQLFASTVNIAGAEFRITILWWLAATVVATYVLLRTRQGNWIFAVGGDARSARNVGVPAAKTKIALFMTTSGAAWLVGTMVALRLTTVQANQGIGDELIYIVAAVIGGCLLTGGFGSAVGASLGALIFGMTSQGIVYVGWDSDWFKFFLGAMLLLAVLANHVVRHYAEQGRK encoded by the coding sequence ATGACCACCACCGCCGCACGAAGGGATGAACGCGTCGTCGACGTCGGGATTGCCCGCCGCCTTCTCGCTCGCCCGGAGCTCGGCGCGATCATCGGTGCCGTCATCATTTTCGTCTTTTTTGCCTCGCAATCGGAGGTGTTCCGCGCGCCCGCGGGCATCGCCAATTGGCTCGACCCTGCGTCGACCTTGGGCATCATGGCCATCGCCGTGGCGCTCTTGATGATCGGCGGCGAGTTCGATCTGTCGTCGGGCGTGATGACCGGCACCGTGGGCCTGACCATTGGCCTGCTCGCGAGCCACTATGGCTGGAACCTCTGGCTAGCCATCTTCGCTGCATTGGTGTTGGCGCTGGGCATCGGCTTTCTCAATGGTTACCTCACCACGCGCACGGGGCTGCCGAGTTTCATCATCACGCTCGGCAGCTTCCTCATGCTCCAGGGGCTCAATCTGGGCGTGACCAAGGCGCTCACCAACACGGTGCTCATCGAGGGCATCGGGCGCACGCAGGGCTACCCCCTCGCGCAGCAGCTCTTCGCCTCGACGGTGAACATCGCGGGGGCGGAGTTCCGCATCACGATCCTCTGGTGGCTCGCGGCCACCGTGGTGGCGACGTACGTGCTTTTGCGGACCCGTCAGGGCAACTGGATCTTCGCCGTCGGCGGCGATGCGCGTTCGGCGCGCAACGTGGGCGTGCCGGCGGCGAAGACGAAGATCGCGCTGTTCATGACCACGTCGGGCGCGGCGTGGCTCGTGGGCACGATGGTGGCGCTGCGCCTCACCACTGTGCAGGCCAACCAGGGCATCGGCGACGAGCTCATTTACATCGTGGCCGCGGTCATCGGCGGGTGCCTCCTCACGGGAGGATTCGGCTCGGCGGTGGGGGCGTCGCTCGGTGCGCTCATCTTCGGCATGACGTCGCAGGGCATCGTGTACGTGGGGTGGGACTCGGATTGGTTCAAATTCTTCCTCGGCGCCATGCTTCTCTTGGCGGTGCTGGCCAACCACGTCGTGCGTCACTACGCCGAACAGGGACGAAAGTAG